AGCAGTTCAGAGCTTCAGCATCGACATCGTCTGGCAGCTGAAATTCTCTCCTGAACTCTTCATATTTGTAGCTGTAAGAGCCGCTGCCATCATCCCTTTTCTTCTCGTGTTTTCCTGTCACCAGCACTTTTCTTCCAAGTACTTTCACCTTCAGTTcttctggggagaatcgctgcacaTCCAGGGACAGAGAAAATCCATCACCATCCTTGTCCCCTGATTGTCTTTTACCTTCTTCATTATCATCAGGTCTGTGGTCCTGATTGTTCGATTTTTCCACCAGAAATTCTTTTGCCAGCTCCCCAAGAACTCTATCCATGAAGTTCATGCTCTTTCT
The DNA window shown above is from Scyliorhinus canicula chromosome 19, sScyCan1.1, whole genome shotgun sequence and carries:
- the LOC119954230 gene encoding heat shock protein beta-11-like, with the protein product MLSCRAFPPSRLCQQPVYTLWPVPHRVCQSLECNMWNQVEEARKSMNFMDRVLGELAKEFLVEKSNNQDHRPDDNEEGKRQSGDKDGDGFSLSLDVQRFSPEELKVKVLGRKVLVTGKHEKKRDDGSGSYSYKYEEFRREFQLPDDVDAEALNCCLSQDGRLKVQAPRLALPAGNERTVPVNITSDAKTTPRLNPDQEAQRRESGKDEKRNEVDGKVDN